In Gemmata obscuriglobus, a single genomic region encodes these proteins:
- a CDS encoding 30S ribosomal protein S1 codes for MSTENESPKPEQPPQPAQPSPVVPAQPSGPAAYGAAPQAPLNAGPVKGPQPGPSEAGAAPTPYGAAPQAPLNAGPGKGPVPPGGPRPGAPRPGGGNFGGNRPSTNRGDRPNRFDKPFNPGGAPPQLYVGAEKPNNRELDKLIEDELAAAMGDFDVSKTVAAVEQVQKPRAAGASGRKVGVVVGVHGNDVFVEVPGGRSQGLLPLQQFEGRRPAVGESVDFDIDHYDSANGLLILTREGAAQVVHDWTQVTYGMVVEAKVTGTNKNKTGLTIEVAGIKGFLPASQLDLYRVENVDQFVGQRLKVMVSEVNPEERNLIVSRRAVLEREKQVKAEEFWRTVEKDQVRKGIVRSVKPFGAFVDLGGADGLIPVSEFSWQRVNDLNEVVKIGQEVEVKISKIDFEARKIGLSMRALTTSPFEEFTKTTQAGARVTGKVSRLADFGAFVELAPGLEGLIHVSELSTQRVRRVSDVIEPGQNVIVEILSTDPVTKRIALSLKKIATEEEVAAEEAEEAEHLAALKAAEQAMASRPVNPNLRGGLGGPIRFDGQ; via the coding sequence ATGAGTACCGAGAACGAGTCCCCGAAGCCCGAGCAACCGCCGCAACCCGCCCAACCAAGCCCGGTGGTGCCCGCGCAGCCCAGTGGTCCGGCCGCCTATGGTGCGGCGCCGCAGGCGCCGCTAAACGCGGGACCGGTCAAGGGGCCGCAGCCCGGCCCGTCGGAGGCCGGTGCCGCACCGACCCCCTACGGCGCCGCACCGCAAGCGCCGCTGAACGCCGGCCCTGGCAAGGGGCCGGTGCCCCCGGGCGGGCCGCGACCCGGAGCTCCGCGCCCTGGTGGAGGTAACTTCGGTGGGAACCGGCCGTCCACCAACCGCGGCGACCGGCCGAACCGGTTCGATAAGCCGTTCAACCCTGGCGGCGCGCCGCCGCAACTCTACGTCGGGGCCGAGAAGCCCAACAATCGCGAACTCGACAAGCTCATTGAGGACGAACTGGCCGCCGCGATGGGCGACTTCGATGTGTCGAAGACGGTCGCCGCGGTGGAGCAGGTGCAGAAGCCGCGTGCGGCCGGCGCCAGCGGGCGCAAGGTCGGAGTGGTAGTCGGGGTCCACGGTAACGACGTGTTCGTCGAGGTGCCCGGAGGGCGCAGCCAGGGCCTGCTGCCTTTACAGCAGTTTGAGGGCCGGCGGCCGGCGGTCGGCGAGTCGGTCGACTTCGATATCGACCACTATGATTCCGCTAACGGGCTCCTGATCCTCACCCGCGAGGGGGCCGCGCAGGTCGTTCACGACTGGACGCAGGTCACCTACGGCATGGTCGTCGAAGCGAAGGTGACCGGCACCAACAAGAACAAGACCGGCCTCACCATTGAGGTGGCTGGGATCAAAGGCTTTCTGCCGGCGAGCCAACTCGACCTGTACCGGGTCGAAAACGTCGACCAGTTCGTGGGCCAGCGCCTGAAGGTGATGGTCTCGGAGGTGAATCCGGAGGAGCGTAACCTTATCGTGAGCCGTCGCGCGGTTCTGGAGCGCGAGAAGCAGGTTAAAGCCGAGGAGTTTTGGCGCACCGTCGAGAAGGACCAGGTGCGCAAGGGCATTGTGCGGAGTGTCAAGCCGTTCGGTGCGTTCGTGGATCTCGGCGGTGCCGACGGGCTGATCCCGGTGTCCGAGTTTTCCTGGCAGCGGGTCAACGACCTCAACGAGGTTGTGAAGATCGGGCAGGAGGTCGAGGTCAAGATCAGCAAGATCGACTTCGAAGCGCGGAAGATCGGCCTGAGCATGCGGGCGCTGACTACCAGCCCGTTCGAGGAGTTCACGAAGACTACGCAGGCCGGCGCGCGGGTCACGGGCAAGGTGTCGCGGCTCGCCGATTTCGGGGCGTTCGTGGAACTGGCGCCCGGGCTGGAAGGGCTCATTCACGTGTCGGAACTCTCCACCCAGCGGGTGCGCCGGGTGAGCGACGTGATCGAGCCAGGACAAAATGTGATCGTCGAGATCTTGAGCACGGACCCGGTAACGAAACGGATCGCACTGAGTCTCAAGAAGATCGCGACCGAAGAGGAGGTCGCCGCTGAGGAGGCCGAGGAGGCCGAACACCTGGCCGCACTCAAAGCCGCTGAGCAAGCGATGGCGAGCCGTCCGGTGAACCCGAACCTGCGCGGCGGGCTCGGCGGGCCGATCCGGTTCGACGGGCAGTAA
- a CDS encoding lysylphosphatidylglycerol synthase domain-containing protein — protein sequence MSKGKRRKLWLAVETVVALVIVTAVAWNFHNTLKGIEPGSLPVRVRAEYLVLAGVLYLLAHLCWSSFWVRLLHFEGVQVSWWVGLRTYFISQFGKYVPGKVLVPLMRMAMLRPHGAHPVPVGVTAVYETLVSMSAGALLAVLFLPALGVLPAEVSGKRTILFAVVSLPLGLAVLNKFAARVANKRRGPDARPLPAPSLFLLAQGLVHGAAGYCLLALSLGLTVHGLLPVAPEWDTVAFTRDLAAVSLCYVAGFVFVIAPGGLGARELVLKWALAPQFVAALGEATAAQVAVLIALALRLAWTVGEAVVGLLFYVLKPSVPPQALRGPAEVSS from the coding sequence ATGTCAAAAGGCAAGCGCCGGAAGCTGTGGCTCGCGGTCGAAACGGTCGTCGCACTGGTCATCGTGACCGCAGTGGCGTGGAACTTTCACAACACGCTGAAGGGCATCGAGCCGGGAAGTCTGCCCGTGCGAGTGCGCGCCGAGTACCTGGTGCTCGCCGGGGTGCTGTACCTGCTGGCGCACCTGTGCTGGTCGTCGTTCTGGGTGCGGTTGCTGCACTTCGAGGGTGTGCAGGTGTCGTGGTGGGTGGGCCTCCGCACCTACTTCATCAGCCAGTTCGGGAAGTATGTGCCCGGCAAGGTGCTGGTGCCTCTGATGCGCATGGCGATGCTGCGGCCACACGGCGCGCACCCGGTACCGGTGGGCGTGACGGCGGTGTACGAGACGCTGGTGAGCATGTCCGCGGGGGCGCTGCTCGCGGTACTGTTCCTGCCGGCATTGGGTGTGCTGCCGGCCGAGGTATCGGGCAAGCGGACGATCCTGTTCGCGGTCGTCTCGCTGCCGCTTGGGCTCGCCGTGTTGAACAAGTTCGCGGCTCGTGTTGCAAATAAGCGGCGCGGTCCGGACGCACGGCCGCTACCCGCGCCGTCGTTGTTCCTCCTCGCGCAAGGGCTTGTTCATGGCGCCGCCGGGTACTGTTTGCTCGCGCTCAGTTTGGGGCTGACAGTTCACGGGCTGTTACCGGTCGCGCCAGAGTGGGATACCGTGGCGTTCACCCGCGATCTGGCAGCAGTATCGCTCTGCTACGTCGCGGGCTTCGTGTTCGTGATCGCACCGGGCGGACTCGGGGCGCGCGAGCTGGTGCTGAAGTGGGCGCTCGCGCCGCAGTTCGTTGCCGCGCTGGGCGAGGCCACCGCGGCCCAGGTGGCGGTGCTGATTGCACTGGCCCTACGGCTCGCCTGGACCGTTGGCGAGGCGGTTGTGGGTTTGCTGTTTTACGTGCTCAAGCCGTCCGTCCCGCCGCAGGCGCTCCGCGGCCCCGCCGAGGTGAGTTCATGA
- a CDS encoding glycosyltransferase family 2 protein, producing MTPNTSQPSPAGTAGASRTPAGFVAVELLSLVIPVYNEDESLVALHAEIAEVARDLPARVEMIFVDDGSKDHSWAAVQHLATKDERVRGIRFRRNFGKAAALAAGFGAARGQIVLTMDADLQDDPHEIPRFLDALRGGLDVVSGWKKVRHDPWHKVFPSRVFNKFLSVLTGVHLHDHNCGMKAYRAEALREVYLYGELHRFVPVLATARGFKVGELVIQHRARKFGSSKYGWKRFIKGALDVATVRLLTGFGRRPNHLLGTWGLVFGAAGAFGFFLLLANWFLRLIDGSYGAGPLTQMMVAILAVGSALFGGQCFLAGLVSEMTVARQWLDNAPYTVAERTPAEPEPARG from the coding sequence ATGACCCCGAACACGAGCCAGCCGTCACCCGCAGGGACCGCGGGCGCATCCCGCACGCCGGCCGGGTTCGTGGCGGTCGAACTGCTCTCGCTCGTGATCCCCGTTTACAACGAGGACGAGAGCCTCGTGGCCCTCCACGCTGAGATCGCGGAGGTGGCGCGAGATCTGCCCGCCCGTGTCGAGATGATATTTGTCGACGACGGCAGCAAGGACCACTCCTGGGCGGCCGTTCAGCACCTGGCTACGAAGGACGAGCGGGTCCGCGGTATCCGGTTCCGGCGCAACTTTGGAAAGGCCGCCGCACTGGCGGCGGGGTTCGGCGCTGCGCGGGGCCAGATCGTTCTGACAATGGACGCAGACCTCCAAGACGACCCCCACGAGATCCCCCGGTTTCTCGACGCACTGCGGGGCGGGCTGGACGTGGTGAGCGGGTGGAAGAAGGTGCGCCACGACCCGTGGCACAAGGTGTTCCCCAGCCGGGTGTTCAACAAATTCTTGAGCGTACTCACCGGCGTACACCTGCACGACCACAACTGCGGGATGAAGGCCTACCGCGCCGAGGCGCTCCGCGAGGTGTACCTGTACGGCGAGCTGCACAGGTTCGTGCCTGTACTGGCTACGGCCCGCGGGTTTAAGGTCGGCGAGCTGGTGATACAGCACCGGGCGCGCAAGTTCGGCAGTTCGAAGTACGGCTGGAAGCGTTTCATCAAAGGCGCACTCGACGTCGCCACCGTGCGGCTACTGACGGGCTTCGGCCGGCGGCCGAACCACCTGCTTGGGACGTGGGGGCTCGTGTTCGGAGCGGCGGGGGCGTTTGGCTTCTTCTTGCTGTTGGCGAACTGGTTCCTGCGCCTCATCGACGGCAGTTACGGCGCCGGGCCGCTGACCCAGATGATGGTCGCGATCCTCGCGGTGGGGTCTGCCCTTTTTGGCGGGCAGTGCTTCCTCGCCGGTCTGGTGTCCGAAATGACTGTCGCGCGCCAGTGGTTGGACAACGCCCCGTACACTGTCGCGGAGCGGACCCCCGCCGAGCCCGAACCGGCCCGGGGATGA
- a CDS encoding CPBP family intramembrane glutamic endopeptidase: protein MSEPTNEPPLVTRTDLPLVAPAPPARTRPGLLEAVIWCGLFVATQLFSAIIGTGVVFGALMYSAADPQAFADEQLGGFGKAVDLKAEGERPPIPDGIGRSLASGMLAAQFASLGLILLVLPRRIGPGWARQIGLRRPHPLHVFLALLLVPAFMICADLIQTLFLWATGMKPPPVVRALNGVFGSFPWPLTALAVAVGPGVVEELWCRGFLGRGLCARYGIPAGVLFTAALFAAMHLDPSQLVVIALMGVYLHFVYLAARSIWVPILLHATNNGLAILLALVLKVGDAQGNVEVPVAVHLLAFSLLLFGSVALWTSRAEVISVRGAEGAPWRPESPGVSAPPDGVKMRLVYAAFSPAAVLCAVASFGGLAVLLYQLSR from the coding sequence ATGAGCGAACCCACGAACGAGCCGCCGCTGGTGACCCGCACCGACCTGCCGTTGGTAGCGCCCGCGCCACCTGCCCGGACGCGCCCCGGTCTCTTAGAAGCGGTCATATGGTGCGGGCTGTTTGTCGCCACTCAGTTATTCAGTGCAATCATCGGAACGGGCGTGGTGTTCGGAGCGCTGATGTACTCCGCAGCCGACCCGCAAGCGTTCGCGGACGAGCAGCTCGGCGGGTTCGGGAAGGCCGTCGATCTGAAGGCCGAGGGTGAGCGCCCACCGATCCCGGACGGAATCGGCCGCTCGCTCGCGTCGGGAATGCTCGCGGCGCAATTTGCCTCACTCGGGCTGATCCTTCTTGTGCTTCCCCGGCGGATCGGCCCGGGTTGGGCGCGGCAGATCGGGCTGCGCCGGCCGCACCCGCTGCATGTGTTCCTCGCCCTGCTCCTCGTGCCGGCTTTTATGATCTGTGCGGACCTCATTCAAACGCTCTTCCTCTGGGCGACCGGTATGAAGCCGCCGCCCGTGGTGAGAGCACTGAACGGCGTGTTCGGGTCGTTCCCCTGGCCGCTCACCGCGTTGGCCGTGGCCGTCGGGCCGGGGGTGGTCGAGGAGTTATGGTGTCGCGGGTTCCTCGGACGCGGGCTGTGCGCCCGGTACGGCATCCCGGCCGGGGTGTTGTTCACAGCGGCGCTGTTCGCCGCCATGCACCTCGACCCGTCGCAGCTCGTTGTCATCGCCCTGATGGGGGTGTATCTGCACTTCGTGTACTTGGCGGCGCGGTCGATCTGGGTGCCGATTCTGCTTCACGCGACCAACAACGGACTGGCTATTTTGCTTGCACTGGTGTTGAAGGTGGGCGACGCGCAGGGGAACGTCGAAGTGCCGGTCGCCGTACACCTGCTCGCGTTTTCGCTGCTGCTGTTCGGAAGTGTCGCGCTGTGGACCAGTCGGGCCGAGGTCATCTCCGTTCGCGGGGCCGAGGGCGCGCCCTGGCGTCCCGAGTCGCCCGGCGTATCGGCCCCGCCCGACGGGGTGAAGATGCGGCTGGTGTACGCCGCGTTCAGTCCCGCCGCGGTACTGTGTGCGGTCGCGTCGTTCGGCGGCCTGGCGGTTCTGCTATACCAGCTTTCGCGGTGA